In Granulicatella elegans, one genomic interval encodes:
- the rnc gene encoding ribonuclease III — MYSIEQFKEKIAKEFQIQFKNENYLKEALTHSSYANEHKACKGIYNERIEFLGDAVLELFISNWLYRQMPTKKEGELTKLRAQIVCEESLSTLAKECELDKYLLLGKGERASKGHENPAVLCDVFEAFVGAIYLDQGFEGASQFLTKVIISKMKDGRFTLVGDFKTELQEYFQRNGNVNIRYELLKEEGPSHARFYTVQVHVNDKGYEIGEGKTKKAAEQLSARRTLEKLNVIF, encoded by the coding sequence ATGTATTCAATTGAACAATTTAAAGAAAAAATAGCAAAAGAATTTCAAATACAATTTAAAAATGAAAACTATCTAAAAGAAGCATTAACTCATTCATCCTATGCAAATGAACATAAAGCTTGCAAAGGAATTTATAATGAACGTATCGAGTTTTTAGGCGATGCTGTTTTAGAATTATTCATTTCTAACTGGTTATACCGTCAAATGCCAACGAAAAAAGAAGGCGAGTTAACAAAATTAAGAGCGCAAATCGTTTGCGAAGAAAGTTTGTCGACACTTGCAAAAGAGTGTGAGTTAGATAAATATCTTTTATTAGGAAAAGGAGAACGAGCATCAAAAGGACATGAAAATCCAGCAGTTCTCTGTGACGTTTTTGAAGCTTTTGTGGGTGCTATTTATTTAGACCAAGGGTTTGAAGGTGCTAGTCAATTTCTAACAAAAGTTATTATCTCAAAAATGAAAGATGGAAGATTTACTTTAGTTGGTGATTTTAAAACAGAATTACAAGAATATTTCCAAAGAAATGGTAATGTGAACATTCGTTATGAATTACTAAAAGAAGAAGGCCCTTCTCATGCACGTTTTTATACAGTACAAGTTCATGTTAATGATAAAGGCTATGAAATTGGTGAAGGTAAGACGAAGAAAGCAGCAGAACAATTATCTGCTAGAAGAACATTAGAAAAATTAAACGTTATTTTTTAA
- the hflX gene encoding GTPase HflX yields MENTKERVMIVAVQTTQSDEQFQYALEEMKQLVDTAQGEVVVTVTQKRETYSGRTMIGKGKVEEISHLVDELEIDLIVFYQSLTGSQTKNLNEMIKARIIDRVQLILDIFAMRARSKEGKLQVQLAQLNYLLPRLSGQGTALSRQGGGIGTRGPGETQLETDKRHIRKQISDIEAQLEQTKLHRQRSRMKRNRSNGFRMGLIGYTNAGKSTILNQLTDAGTYQMDQLFATLDPLTRKVDLADQYDVTLTDTVGFIQDLPTTLIHAFESTLEESADVDLLVNVVDASSPNFLMHEKTVRDLVEELEMETIPMVTIYNKSDLIVGEFQPNAYPSLVISAENSADIERLREFLEVQMKAEMDHYEEWVEVYEAQKISQLQQNTLVEILEFNEEKNQYYVKGYRKKGM; encoded by the coding sequence ATGGAAAACACAAAAGAAAGAGTAATGATTGTTGCTGTTCAAACAACACAATCAGATGAGCAATTTCAATATGCTTTAGAAGAAATGAAGCAATTAGTAGATACTGCTCAAGGGGAAGTTGTTGTAACAGTTACTCAAAAAAGAGAAACTTATAGTGGTCGTACAATGATTGGAAAAGGGAAAGTAGAAGAAATTAGTCATTTAGTCGATGAATTAGAAATTGATTTAATTGTATTCTACCAATCTCTAACGGGTTCTCAAACGAAAAATCTAAATGAAATGATTAAGGCACGTATTATTGACCGTGTTCAATTAATTTTAGATATTTTTGCGATGCGTGCTCGTTCAAAAGAAGGAAAACTTCAAGTACAACTGGCCCAATTAAATTATTTATTACCACGTTTATCAGGACAAGGTACAGCCTTATCGAGACAAGGTGGGGGAATTGGAACAAGAGGACCAGGGGAAACTCAATTAGAAACGGATAAACGACATATTCGTAAACAAATTTCAGATATTGAAGCGCAATTAGAGCAAACGAAGTTACATCGTCAACGTTCAAGAATGAAGAGAAATCGTTCGAATGGTTTTAGAATGGGATTAATTGGCTATACGAATGCTGGAAAATCGACAATTCTAAACCAATTAACAGATGCTGGAACGTATCAGATGGATCAATTATTCGCAACATTAGATCCATTAACAAGAAAAGTTGATTTAGCCGATCAATATGATGTAACATTAACGGATACAGTTGGATTTATTCAAGATTTACCAACAACTTTAATTCATGCTTTTGAGTCAACTTTAGAAGAAAGTGCGGATGTTGATTTACTAGTGAATGTAGTAGATGCATCATCTCCGAATTTCTTAATGCATGAAAAAACGGTTCGTGATTTAGTTGAGGAATTAGAGATGGAAACTATTCCGATGGTGACGATTTATAATAAATCAGATTTAATCGTTGGGGAGTTTCAACCGAATGCTTATCCTTCGTTAGTGATATCTGCTGAAAATTCAGCAGATATTGAACGATTAAGAGAATTTCTTGAAGTTCAAATGAAAGCAGAAATGGACCATTATGAAGAATGGGTAGAAGTTTACGAAGCACAAAAAATTTCACAACTCCAACAAAATACATTAGTAGAAATTTTGGAGTTTAATGAAGAGAAAAACCAATATTATGTAAAAGGCTATCGTAAAAAAGGGATGTAG
- a CDS encoding type II toxin-antitoxin system RelE family toxin: MYKLVPTRRFIKQLKKLDRFTQKLITNYLQTNVLEDPRRHGKALVGNRVGQWRYRIGNYRVIVQILDNELVVATLEVGHRRDIY, translated from the coding sequence TTGTATAAATTAGTTCCAACAAGACGTTTCATCAAGCAATTGAAAAAATTGGACCGTTTTACGCAGAAGCTAATTACAAACTATTTACAAACCAATGTTTTGGAAGACCCAAGACGACACGGAAAGGCTTTGGTTGGTAATCGCGTTGGTCAATGGCGCTATAGAATTGGTAATTATCGAGTTATCGTACAAATTTTAGACAATGAATTAGTCGTTGCTACTCTAGAAGTTGGTCATCGCAGAGATATTTATTGA
- the smc gene encoding chromosome segregation protein SMC has product MQLEKIEMSGFKSFADKTVIEFDKGVTAVVGPNGSGKSNLSEAIKWVLGEQSAKSLRGKKMDDVIFAGSQTRKPVNIAEVNLHINNEDGKLAIEHSQVVLTRRLNRNGDSDFFINKKACRLKDITSLMMDSGLGKDSFALISQGKVEQIFNDKPEDRRMIIEEAAGVLKYKDRKTQAQRKLDQTQEHLNRVEDILHEINSQLTPLLEQKEKAIVYLSKKEELQGIETALLAVEIETLNTQWTVAKREVAQLQETVTKTEQRLVELEKKVSDQQELLAVKNTELDEKQVLYVDMIQKMEQLDGERKVYQQKQEFANRTNEENQLALVEVIRQLESTEKTVAELERVVAIKEVELNEIEAQWSKLVEELEQLSQGNEERQKQLQSDYIEQLQEISKLTNQEKHLERSMEQNQNQHDKLLEKQELFEEQSKQLDQKIAQLVEKEENLAQQANSKQEDLSSHRQQVDSLRQERQTMQEQKQKIERQLQQTQANYHSLKQVSEDYAGYYQGVREILKQKKQIAGVIGSVAELIRVDDEVTLAIDIALGACSQHVVVEHEQAAAKAIDYLKMNRLGRATFLPLTIIKEKRMPDAVQQQLFSLQGYVGIASDLVHVEKTYQSIVRNILGTTVVTKTLDDAMIIAKVLQYRYRIVSLEGDVVNAGGSMTGGASKNHQQQSLVKRNSQLETLEQQLHQLKEYEKQFLEKWNQLETKWNEIVQKGTAIQEEETFLKQQLQEVRLELQFSKDEFNKISRQTLSQQYELDESIEQYEQLEQQYVETHEALRRITKENQTVKKELDYLQLSQEDRTQQLQEKQQELQEVGTQKARIQEQVQHQKKEFKQEKLSLKRLEEQVHLLESKKDEQKDLKEKNEADYNQIVKDYEAIKETVTALEADLDRLKEERIQLEVLNKETEVGRNQAQHQLQEYLKLQSKVETKANRFELAIDQKLQYLSEEYELTFEAAIEKTELTMSIEDASKTVRILKQQIEQMGAVNLMAIEEYDKVQERFEFLTIQQQDLLDAKKNLEDTITEMDTEVTSRFKQTFDAISSQFQQTFPRLFGGGRASLELTDPTNLLETGIEIIAQPPGKKLQSLSLLSGGERAFTAIALLFAILEVKPVPFCLLDEVEAALDEANVARYGRYLKEFTKNTQFIVITHRRGTMEEADVLYGVTMQESGVSKLASVKFEDFDGME; this is encoded by the coding sequence ATGCAGTTAGAGAAAATTGAAATGTCTGGATTTAAGTCCTTTGCGGATAAAACCGTTATCGAATTTGATAAAGGTGTTACAGCAGTTGTAGGTCCAAACGGAAGTGGGAAATCTAATTTGTCAGAAGCAATTAAATGGGTTTTAGGAGAACAATCCGCTAAAAGTTTACGTGGTAAAAAAATGGATGATGTTATTTTTGCAGGTTCTCAAACTCGTAAACCGGTCAATATTGCTGAAGTAAATTTGCATATTAACAATGAAGATGGAAAATTGGCAATTGAGCATTCTCAAGTTGTATTAACTCGTCGGTTGAACCGTAATGGGGATAGTGACTTCTTTATTAATAAGAAAGCCTGTCGCTTAAAAGATATTACAAGTTTAATGATGGATTCTGGTTTAGGGAAGGATTCATTTGCGTTAATTTCTCAAGGGAAAGTCGAACAAATTTTCAATGATAAACCTGAAGATCGTCGTATGATTATCGAAGAAGCTGCAGGGGTATTAAAATATAAAGATCGTAAAACGCAAGCGCAAAGAAAATTAGACCAAACACAAGAACATTTAAATCGTGTAGAAGATATTTTACATGAAATTAACAGTCAATTAACTCCTTTATTAGAACAAAAAGAAAAAGCGATTGTTTATTTATCTAAAAAAGAAGAATTACAAGGCATTGAAACAGCCTTATTAGCCGTTGAAATTGAAACATTAAACACTCAATGGACGGTTGCTAAACGAGAAGTGGCACAGTTACAAGAAACTGTAACGAAAACAGAACAAAGATTAGTAGAGCTAGAGAAGAAAGTGTCTGATCAACAAGAATTACTTGCTGTAAAAAATACTGAGTTAGATGAAAAACAAGTGTTATACGTGGATATGATTCAAAAAATGGAACAATTAGATGGGGAACGTAAAGTTTATCAACAAAAACAAGAGTTTGCGAATCGTACCAATGAAGAAAATCAATTAGCATTAGTAGAAGTGATACGTCAGTTAGAATCAACAGAAAAAACTGTGGCTGAATTAGAGAGAGTAGTTGCCATTAAAGAAGTGGAACTGAATGAAATCGAGGCTCAATGGTCTAAATTAGTAGAAGAATTAGAACAATTAAGTCAAGGAAATGAAGAGCGACAAAAGCAATTACAAAGTGACTATATCGAGCAATTACAAGAAATTTCAAAATTAACGAACCAAGAAAAACACTTGGAACGTTCGATGGAACAAAATCAAAATCAACATGATAAATTACTAGAAAAACAAGAATTATTTGAAGAACAGTCGAAACAATTAGATCAAAAGATTGCCCAGTTAGTGGAAAAAGAAGAAAATTTAGCTCAACAAGCAAATTCTAAACAAGAAGACTTAAGTAGTCATCGTCAACAAGTAGACAGTTTGCGTCAAGAACGTCAAACCATGCAAGAACAAAAACAAAAAATTGAACGACAATTACAACAAACACAAGCTAACTATCATAGTTTGAAACAAGTTTCTGAAGATTATGCCGGTTACTATCAAGGGGTTCGTGAAATCTTAAAACAAAAGAAACAAATCGCAGGTGTCATTGGTTCAGTTGCTGAATTAATTCGAGTAGATGATGAGGTGACATTAGCCATCGATATTGCTTTAGGAGCATGTAGTCAACATGTTGTAGTAGAACATGAACAAGCTGCTGCAAAAGCGATTGACTATTTAAAAATGAACCGTTTAGGACGAGCAACATTTTTACCATTAACGATTATTAAAGAGAAAAGAATGCCAGATGCGGTTCAACAACAATTATTCTCTTTACAAGGCTATGTCGGAATTGCCAGTGATTTAGTTCATGTAGAAAAAACGTATCAATCCATTGTTAGAAATATTTTAGGAACAACTGTCGTTACCAAAACATTGGATGATGCTATGATAATTGCTAAAGTCTTGCAATACCGTTATCGTATCGTTTCTTTAGAGGGAGATGTTGTTAATGCTGGTGGTTCGATGACCGGTGGAGCTTCTAAAAATCATCAACAACAATCTCTTGTAAAACGGAATAGTCAATTAGAAACGTTAGAACAACAATTGCATCAGTTGAAAGAATATGAGAAGCAGTTTTTAGAAAAATGGAATCAGTTGGAAACCAAATGGAACGAAATTGTTCAAAAAGGAACAGCAATTCAAGAAGAAGAAACCTTTTTAAAACAACAATTACAAGAAGTAAGATTAGAATTACAATTCTCAAAAGATGAATTTAATAAAATTAGTCGTCAAACATTAAGTCAACAATATGAATTAGATGAATCAATTGAGCAATATGAACAATTAGAACAGCAATATGTGGAAACTCATGAAGCGTTAAGAAGGATTACAAAAGAGAATCAAACGGTTAAAAAAGAATTGGATTATTTACAATTGTCTCAAGAAGACCGTACACAACAGCTTCAAGAAAAACAACAAGAATTACAAGAAGTGGGGACACAAAAAGCTCGTATTCAAGAGCAAGTCCAACATCAAAAGAAAGAATTCAAGCAAGAAAAACTGTCATTAAAACGTTTAGAAGAACAAGTTCATTTATTGGAATCGAAAAAAGATGAACAGAAGGACTTAAAAGAGAAAAATGAAGCAGATTACAACCAAATTGTAAAAGATTACGAAGCGATTAAAGAAACTGTTACAGCATTAGAAGCAGATTTAGATAGACTAAAAGAAGAAAGAATTCAATTGGAAGTATTGAATAAAGAAACAGAAGTCGGTCGAAATCAAGCGCAACATCAATTACAAGAGTATTTGAAACTGCAATCAAAAGTTGAAACAAAAGCCAATCGATTTGAATTAGCAATTGATCAAAAACTACAATATTTAAGTGAAGAATATGAATTAACATTTGAAGCAGCAATCGAAAAAACAGAATTAACGATGTCCATTGAAGATGCTTCAAAAACGGTTCGCATCTTAAAACAACAAATCGAACAAATGGGTGCAGTAAATTTAATGGCGATTGAGGAATATGATAAAGTTCAAGAAAGATTTGAATTTTTAACCATCCAACAACAAGATTTACTAGATGCAAAGAAAAATCTAGAAGACACGATTACAGAAATGGATACGGAAGTGACGAGTCGATTCAAACAAACTTTCGATGCAATTTCAAGTCAATTCCAACAAACATTCCCAAGATTGTTTGGAGGAGGACGTGCATCTCTTGAATTAACAGATCCTACGAATTTATTAGAAACAGGAATTGAGATTATTGCTCAACCACCTGGTAAGAAATTGCAATCCTTAAGTCTATTATCTGGGGGAGAACGTGCCTTTACAGCCATTGCATTATTATTTGCAATTTTAGAAGTGAAGCCTGTGCCATTCTGCTTACTAGATGAGGTAGAAGCAGCCTTAGATGAGGCAAATGTCGCTAGATATGGTCGATATTTGAAAGAATTTACTAAAAATACACAGTTTATTGTTATTACTCATAGAAGAGGAACAATGGAAGAAGCAGATGTATTATATGGAGTAACAATGCAAGAATCTGGAGTTTCAAAACTAGCCTCAGTAAAATTCGAAGACTTTGATGGTATGGAGTAG
- the relB gene encoding type II toxin-antitoxin system RelB family antitoxin, translating to MTTITLKVSEADKTFMKAMAKFEGVSLSELIRTKTLEALEDEYDARVADLAYQEYLDDLGKGVEPITWEEMMHDLGLEEE from the coding sequence ATGACTACTATTACATTAAAAGTTTCTGAAGCTGATAAAACATTTATGAAAGCAATGGCTAAGTTTGAAGGAGTTTCCCTGTCGGAACTTATTCGCACCAAAACTCTTGAAGCTCTAGAAGACGAATACGACGCTCGTGTGGCAGATTTAGCCTATCAAGAGTATTTAGACGACTTGGGAAAAGGAGTTGAACCCATTACTTGGGAAGAAATGATGCATGATTTAGGCTTGGAGGAAGAATAA